In Primulina huaijiensis isolate GDHJ02 chromosome 6, ASM1229523v2, whole genome shotgun sequence, a single window of DNA contains:
- the LOC140979729 gene encoding AP2/ERF and B3 domain-containing transcription factor RAV1-like — MDASSADESMSDSTSVTPPPTTSPAAVTKSPATLCLVGSGASVIIDSENGIEAESRKLPSSRFKGVVPQPNGRWGAQIYEKHQRVWLGTFNEEEEAARTYDTAAQRFRGRDAVTNFKPLSETEDDRVEAVFLDSHSKAEIVDMLRKHTYIDELEQSRKNHGVNGRCSGKKDGTFGFINGGDAAAKDREQLFEKAVTPSDVGKLNRLVIPKQHAEKHFPLQSGNNTKGVLLNFEDLCGKVWRFRYSYWNSSQSYVLTKGWSRFVKEKNLRAGDIVSFLRSTGPDKHLYIDWTSRNNGSIVGSGLVQPGQIIRLFGVNIFEAPSRVHAAAAIEDNGSCSGKRMREIELLGLDFRKKQRVIDVL; from the coding sequence atggaTGCGAGCTCAGCAGATGAAAGCATGAGTGACTCCACATCAGTCACACCGCCGCCTACAACCTCACCGGCAGCCGTGACCAAGTCTCCGGCGACTCTCTGCCTTGTCGGCAGCGGAGCTAGCGTCATCATCGATTCGGAGAACGGGATCGAAGCGGAGTCCAGGAAGCTGCCTTCATCAAGATTCAAAGGCGTGGTGCCGCAGCCTAATGGAAGGTGGGGTGCGCAAATCTACGAGAAGCATCAGAGGGTCTGGTTAGGTACTTTCAATGAAGAGGAAGAAGCTGCCAGAACTTATGACACTGCGGCGCAGCGGTTCCGTGGCCGCGATGCTGTCACTAACTTTAAGCCGTTGTCGGAGACTGAAGATGACCGGGTCGAAGCGGTTTTCCTGGATTCTCATTCGAAAGCTGAGATCGTGGACATGCTGAGGAAACATACTTACATTGATGAGCTCGAGCAGAGCAGGAAAAACCATGGCGTCAATGGCAGATGTAGCGGCAAGAAAGATGGGACTTTCGGTTTCATCAACGGCGGAGATGCGGCGGCGAAGGACCGGGAACAGCTCTTCGAAAAGGCGGTGACGCCCAGCGACGTCGGAAAGCTTAACAGATTGGTTATTCCGAAACAACACGCGGAAAAACACTTCCCTTTACAAAGCGGAAACAACACAAAAGGGGTGCTGTTAAATTTCGAGGATTTGTGCGGGAAGGTGTGGAGATTTCGATATTCTTATTGGAATAGCAGCCAAAGCTATGTGTTAACAAAGGGTTGGAGCAGGTTTGTGAAGGAGAAGAATCTTCGGGCCGGCGACATTGTTAGTTTCCTACGATCAACCGGCCCGGATAAGCATCTGTACATAGATTGGACCTCGAGAAACAATGGATCAATAGTGGGGTCGGGCCTGGTCCAGCCCGGTCAGATAATTCGGCTGTTTGGAGTGAACATATTTGAGGCACCGAGTAGGGTTCATGCTGCTGCAGCCATTGAAGATAATGGTAGCTGCAGTGGGAAAAGGATGAGAGAAATCGAGCTTCTGGGATTGGACTTTAGGAAGAAACAAAGGGTTATTGATGTTTTGTGA